A single region of the Devosia sp. FJ2-5-3 genome encodes:
- a CDS encoding ABC transporter permease, giving the protein MIGFVIRRLSQLLPVVLIASIGVWGMLYAVPGGPIGSLVGENATPQQIAAVTAQLGLDRPVLLQYFDWLVKALTGNFGMSIFGREPVLDLIGQRLPATLQLAGAATIVALSIGIPVAILSALRPGSWVDRVLSGWSAVALGVPTFWLGILMILLFAVQLRWLPSASAYVPIWVDPIGAIRNLAMPALTLGIYVSGILARFLRASLVSELNADYVRTARSKGLPEHTIVGVHIMRNALLPFITIVGLMVANFIGGAVVTEAVFTYPGLGRLLIQAISTRDYPLIQGCIIVILVLYILINLVVDVLYAYVDPRIDYS; this is encoded by the coding sequence ATGATTGGCTTTGTTATCAGGCGATTAAGCCAGTTGCTGCCGGTGGTGCTGATTGCCTCTATTGGCGTTTGGGGCATGCTTTACGCGGTGCCGGGCGGTCCAATCGGGAGCCTTGTCGGAGAGAACGCGACGCCTCAGCAGATCGCGGCGGTGACGGCCCAGCTGGGACTCGATCGGCCGGTGCTGCTCCAATATTTCGATTGGCTGGTCAAGGCTTTAACTGGCAATTTCGGCATGTCGATCTTTGGCCGGGAGCCTGTTCTCGATCTCATCGGACAGCGGCTTCCAGCCACCTTACAGCTCGCCGGTGCGGCGACAATCGTGGCGCTTTCCATTGGAATTCCAGTCGCGATTTTGTCGGCTCTGCGGCCTGGATCCTGGGTTGATCGGGTGTTGAGCGGGTGGAGTGCGGTGGCGCTTGGGGTGCCGACGTTCTGGCTCGGGATTTTGATGATCCTGCTTTTTGCGGTGCAGTTGCGCTGGTTACCCTCGGCCTCGGCCTATGTGCCGATCTGGGTCGATCCGATCGGGGCGATACGGAACCTTGCCATGCCGGCGCTGACGCTGGGGATCTATGTTTCGGGCATTCTCGCGCGCTTCCTGCGGGCCTCGCTGGTGAGCGAACTCAATGCCGACTATGTGCGCACGGCGCGGTCCAAGGGCTTGCCGGAACACACAATTGTCGGCGTCCACATCATGCGGAACGCGCTTTTGCCGTTCATCACCATTGTGGGGTTGATGGTCGCCAATTTCATCGGCGGGGCGGTGGTGACCGAGGCGGTGTTCACCTATCCGGGGCTGGGGCGGCTGTTGATCCAGGCGATTTCGACGCGCGATTACCCGCTGATCCAGGGATGTATCATCGTTATCCTCGTGCTCTACATCCTGATCAACCTGGTCGTCGACGTGCTCTATGCCTATGTCGATCCTCGCATCGACTACAGTTAG
- a CDS encoding DUF3618 domain-containing protein — MAYDSDNKSSAELQREIEMQRSRVEDTIDQIQDKLSPGQLVDELLAYTKGGGGEFVASLQRNVTANPLPVALLGVSIAWLMAKPASASADLSSTARSDRQWDNSINRNRAYGVDDDDDFDEYEDYPVTIISGDSLQRLGSVRDERGRSFSEFADDSGRKFKARADESGRRAGHFMDEAGNRYKGFTNAAGEQVKHFRDEAGNILDEASGWAAENWQKAREKLHDARDAISSGADMGKARAAQAGDAMMNQVDSLNRTIMHQFRDQPLVGGALAFALGAALGATLPRTEQEDALMGEAADAVKGKVGETASELYEQGRDKAAELYANASEKTGEIYQQAKEGLIGETNPGSGDSSTN, encoded by the coding sequence ATGGCATATGACAGCGACAACAAGAGTTCGGCCGAACTGCAGCGCGAGATCGAAATGCAGCGCAGCCGGGTCGAGGACACGATCGACCAGATCCAGGACAAGCTTTCGCCCGGCCAGCTGGTGGATGAATTGCTGGCCTATACCAAGGGCGGCGGCGGCGAATTTGTCGCCAGCCTGCAGCGCAATGTGACGGCCAATCCGCTGCCGGTGGCGCTGCTTGGCGTCAGCATTGCCTGGCTGATGGCCAAGCCGGCCTCGGCCAGTGCGGATCTGTCCAGCACTGCCCGCTCGGACCGGCAATGGGACAACAGCATCAATCGCAATCGCGCCTATGGCGTCGATGACGACGATGATTTCGACGAATATGAAGATTACCCGGTGACCATCATCTCGGGTGACAGCCTGCAGCGCCTCGGCAGTGTGCGTGACGAGCGCGGCCGCAGCTTCAGCGAGTTCGCCGACGATAGCGGTCGCAAATTCAAGGCAAGAGCCGATGAAAGCGGGCGCCGCGCCGGGCACTTCATGGATGAGGCCGGAAATCGCTACAAGGGTTTCACCAATGCCGCAGGCGAGCAGGTGAAACACTTCCGCGACGAAGCCGGCAATATCCTCGACGAGGCTTCCGGCTGGGCTGCAGAAAACTGGCAGAAGGCGCGCGAAAAGCTCCACGACGCCCGTGACGCAATCAGCTCGGGTGCCGACATGGGCAAGGCCCGCGCTGCGCAGGCCGGCGACGCCATGATGAACCAGGTCGACAGCCTCAACCGGACCATCATGCACCAGTTCCGCGACCAGCCGCTGGTGGGTGGAGCACTGGCCTTCGCGCTGGGTGCTGCACTCGGCGCGACCCTGCCGCGAACCGAGCAGGAAGATGCGCTGATGGGCGAGGCGGCCGACGCGGTCAAGGGCAAGGTGGGCGAGACTGCCTCCGAGCTCTATGAACAAGGCCGCGACAAGGCTGCCGAACTTTATGCGAACGCCAGCGAGAAGACGGGCGAAATCTACCAGCAGGCCAAGGAAGGCCTGATCGGAGAGACCAATCCGGGCTCTGGCGACTCCAGCACCAATTGA
- a CDS encoding SRPBCC family protein, whose protein sequence is MASQTSQDDAPKLAQRDDKDGALAIVGRSVTINRPRSALYAFWRDFSNLPQFMHAVEKVVVNGDRSTWTMKAPAGQHVTLETELVDMVENKILGWQSVEGSEIRTRGRVTFEDAPADRGTVVSAEIGYEPPGGDIGRLFAKIFQAEPNIQARHELKRFKMLMETGEIATGANHKDNDGEQ, encoded by the coding sequence ATGGCGAGCCAGACTTCGCAGGACGACGCCCCCAAACTGGCGCAGCGGGACGACAAGGATGGCGCACTGGCCATCGTCGGCAGAAGCGTAACCATCAACCGGCCGCGCAGCGCGCTCTACGCCTTCTGGCGCGACTTTTCCAACCTCCCCCAATTCATGCACGCGGTCGAAAAGGTCGTGGTCAATGGCGATCGCTCGACGTGGACGATGAAGGCTCCGGCCGGGCAGCATGTGACGCTCGAAACCGAACTGGTCGACATGGTCGAAAACAAGATCCTCGGCTGGCAATCGGTCGAGGGATCAGAGATCAGGACCAGGGGCCGGGTGACGTTCGAGGATGCGCCAGCCGATCGTGGCACGGTGGTGAGCGCCGAGATCGGCTATGAGCCGCCCGGAGGCGATATCGGCCGTCTCTTTGCCAAGATTTTCCAGGCCGAGCCCAATATTCAGGCGCGACACGAACTCAAGCGCTTCAAGATGCTCATGGAGACAGGCGAGATCGCCACCGGGGCCAATCACAAAGACAATGACGGAGAACAATGA
- a CDS encoding ABC transporter permease, producing the protein MTQISAFFRDLRRHPGLFLAFSFLAILIVLAALADFLPLKPFAQNLVRALEAPSGTALFGTDELGRDILSRVIYGARTSLLTAGAAVLIAVAIGVPIGLIAGFFGGWRDAVLMRFVDVLLALPAILFAMAMIAVFGRSQMAAFIAVGITGVPSFARITRAQVLSLKKRDFVTAVEAFGGSSTYNMFRTILPNSWSPILVQVVVLCSVAILLEAALAFLGVGVPPPTPSWGEMLGTGKSYLYEAPYYAVLPGIVLTLTILSFDSLGRYLDNRLGGRSAVAGGAKLEGNTP; encoded by the coding sequence TTGACCCAAATATCAGCGTTTTTCCGGGATCTGCGCCGTCATCCCGGCCTTTTCCTCGCATTCTCGTTTCTCGCCATCCTCATCGTGCTTGCGGCGCTGGCCGATTTCCTGCCGCTCAAGCCATTTGCCCAAAATTTGGTTCGGGCGCTGGAAGCGCCTTCCGGGACGGCTCTTTTCGGCACCGACGAGTTGGGCAGGGACATCCTTTCCCGGGTCATCTATGGCGCGCGGACATCGCTGTTGACGGCCGGGGCGGCCGTTCTGATCGCGGTCGCCATCGGGGTACCGATAGGGTTGATCGCCGGGTTTTTTGGCGGCTGGCGGGATGCGGTGCTGATGCGTTTTGTTGACGTGTTGCTGGCCTTGCCGGCAATTCTGTTCGCGATGGCGATGATTGCGGTGTTCGGGCGGAGCCAGATGGCGGCCTTCATTGCGGTGGGTATCACCGGGGTTCCGAGCTTTGCCCGCATCACCCGGGCACAGGTGCTTTCGCTCAAGAAACGCGATTTTGTGACGGCGGTGGAGGCCTTTGGCGGATCCTCGACCTACAATATGTTCCGCACCATCCTGCCCAATTCGTGGAGCCCGATCCTTGTTCAGGTGGTGGTTCTCTGTTCGGTCGCGATCCTCCTCGAGGCGGCGTTGGCCTTTCTCGGGGTCGGGGTGCCGCCGCCGACGCCGAGTTGGGGCGAGATGCTTGGGACGGGGAAATCCTATCTCTATGAAGCGCCTTATTATGCGGTGCTTCCGGGGATTGTGCTGACCTTGACCATCCTCTCCTTCGATAGTCTGGGGCGGTATCTCGACAACCGACTTGGGGGGCGGTCAGCCGTTGCTGGCGGAGCGAAACTGGAGGGCAATACGCCATGA
- a CDS encoding zinc-dependent alcohol dehydrogenase, which translates to MRALTWHGTNDVRVDTHPDPEIINPRDAIIKITSTAICGSDLHLYDGVIPGLKSGDILGHEFMGEVVETGTRSTLQKGQRVVVPFTISCGQCFHCRKQQFSACDNGNPVEKQDASEMLYGHPMGGAFGYTHLTGGYAGGQAEYVRVPFSDVGPIVIPDGMEDDEVLFLSDILPTGWMAAENAQIEPGDTVAVWGAGPVGLFAVQSAKLMGAEQIICIDHHPNRLALAQKFGAKIINFEETHVREALMEMTGGIGPDAVIDAVGMEAHGFSPDNVLDVIKQKIAPGADRGHALRQALLACRKGGRVSVPGVYGGMLDKWPLGAMMEKGLQIRSGQTHVQKYTADLLARIQEGEIDTTFLISHRLSLEDAPTGYKNFRDQQNEWIKVVLKPGGVA; encoded by the coding sequence ATGCGCGCTCTGACCTGGCACGGCACCAATGATGTGCGCGTCGATACCCATCCCGATCCGGAAATCATCAATCCCCGGGACGCCATCATCAAGATCACCTCGACGGCGATCTGCGGCTCGGATCTGCACCTTTACGATGGGGTGATCCCCGGCCTGAAATCGGGCGACATCCTCGGCCACGAATTCATGGGGGAAGTGGTCGAGACCGGCACCAGGAGCACGCTGCAAAAGGGCCAGCGCGTCGTGGTGCCCTTCACCATTTCCTGCGGCCAGTGTTTCCATTGCCGCAAGCAGCAGTTCTCAGCCTGCGACAATGGCAATCCTGTCGAAAAACAGGACGCTTCGGAGATGCTCTATGGGCATCCGATGGGCGGTGCCTTCGGCTATACCCATCTGACCGGGGGCTATGCCGGTGGGCAGGCGGAATATGTGCGGGTGCCCTTTTCCGATGTCGGCCCGATCGTGATCCCGGACGGAATGGAAGACGACGAGGTTCTGTTCCTCTCCGACATTTTGCCCACGGGCTGGATGGCGGCGGAGAATGCGCAGATCGAGCCGGGCGATACGGTTGCGGTGTGGGGCGCAGGACCGGTTGGGCTCTTTGCCGTGCAGAGCGCCAAGCTGATGGGGGCAGAGCAGATCATCTGCATCGACCACCATCCGAACAGGTTGGCGCTGGCCCAGAAGTTCGGGGCCAAAATCATCAATTTCGAAGAAACCCATGTGCGCGAAGCGCTGATGGAAATGACCGGCGGCATTGGGCCGGATGCGGTCATCGACGCGGTGGGCATGGAAGCGCACGGCTTTTCGCCGGACAATGTGCTCGATGTCATCAAGCAGAAGATTGCCCCCGGCGCGGATCGCGGCCACGCCTTGCGGCAGGCGCTGCTGGCCTGCCGCAAGGGCGGGCGCGTGTCGGTGCCTGGCGTCTATGGCGGTATGCTCGACAAATGGCCGCTCGGGGCGATGATGGAAAAGGGTCTGCAGATCCGGAGCGGGCAGACCCATGTGCAGAAATACACCGCGGACCTGCTGGCTCGCATCCAGGAGGGGGAGATCGATACGACCTTCCTCATCAGCCACCGTCTTTCGCTCGAGGATGCGCCGACGGGATACAAGAATTTCCGCGATCAGCAGAACGAGTGGATCAAGGTCGTCCTCAAGCCGGGTGGGGTCGCATGA
- a CDS encoding ABC transporter ATP-binding protein — protein MTRTARAEAQPTAAPILSVRDLRVDFVGSGRAVPVVRGIDFDVYPNEVLCIVGESGSGKSVTSLAITGLLPPTARVSGHVRIGDTEIIGADPQTLRTMRGRDVGFIFQDPSTTLNPVLPVGRQITEGQIAHGLMPKHEANDRAVSLLREVDIADPEGRVGQYPHEFSGGMRQRAVIAMAMAGRPNLIIADEPTTALDVTVQAQVLSVLARRQAETGAAVILITHDLGVVAEVADRVAVMYGGRIVETGPVGELFSAPRHPYTRALLRSIPRVDGQSAKLEPIPGQPPTPSDLPSGCKFHPRCSLGNGRSICQSDDPALLEVTPTQHAACHFAREIGVEPAAPTLREPAIDVSEQAPLLVVDNLKVHFPIRKGILRRVVGHVRAVDGVSLSVRPGETVSLVGESGCGKTTTGRTIMGLIKASSGKIAFDGESIRDLGRGDMRRARRQMQYIFQDPYSSLNPVLQVSDIVAEPLRIHGLYDEFGGEKHIAELFDMVGLSRSMMTRLPSEFSGGQRQRIGIARALSLRPRLLILDEPVAALDVSIQAQVINLLQDLQRELGLAYLFIAHNLSVVRHISDRVAVMYLGKIVEESTRDELYDRPVHPYTQSLLSAAPVPDPAVRDSRRRIVLEGEIPNPAKPPSGCTFHPRCFRATATCVTEAPAFGRYEASKTMVACHHAGPLARNVPKAEEVLN, from the coding sequence ATGACGCGTACCGCACGAGCTGAAGCACAACCCACCGCGGCGCCCATTCTTTCAGTCCGGGACCTGCGGGTGGACTTTGTAGGCTCTGGTCGTGCGGTGCCCGTCGTCAGAGGGATAGATTTCGACGTCTATCCGAACGAAGTGCTCTGCATCGTCGGCGAAAGCGGATCGGGCAAGAGCGTGACTTCCCTGGCGATTACAGGGCTGTTGCCGCCGACCGCCAGGGTTTCCGGCCATGTTCGAATTGGCGACACCGAAATCATCGGCGCCGACCCGCAAACGCTCAGGACCATGCGTGGACGTGATGTCGGGTTCATCTTCCAGGACCCCTCGACCACGCTCAATCCGGTGTTGCCAGTTGGCCGCCAGATCACGGAAGGGCAGATCGCTCACGGCCTCATGCCCAAGCACGAGGCCAATGACAGGGCCGTGTCCCTATTGCGCGAGGTTGATATCGCCGATCCTGAAGGCAGGGTGGGACAATATCCTCACGAGTTTTCCGGCGGCATGCGCCAGCGTGCGGTCATTGCCATGGCCATGGCGGGGCGACCCAATCTGATCATCGCCGATGAGCCGACCACCGCTCTCGACGTTACGGTGCAAGCCCAGGTTCTGTCGGTGCTGGCGCGTCGGCAGGCCGAGACGGGCGCTGCCGTCATCCTGATTACGCACGATCTTGGCGTCGTGGCAGAGGTCGCCGACCGAGTGGCGGTGATGTATGGCGGACGGATCGTCGAGACCGGTCCGGTGGGGGAGCTCTTCAGTGCCCCGCGGCACCCCTATACACGCGCCTTGCTGCGGTCCATCCCGCGGGTCGACGGTCAGTCGGCCAAGCTCGAGCCGATACCCGGCCAGCCGCCGACCCCGAGCGATCTGCCATCCGGTTGCAAGTTCCATCCGCGCTGCAGCCTCGGCAACGGGCGATCGATCTGCCAGTCAGATGATCCCGCGCTGCTCGAGGTGACCCCGACCCAACATGCGGCGTGCCATTTCGCTCGCGAAATCGGGGTGGAGCCGGCTGCGCCGACGCTTCGGGAACCGGCGATAGATGTTTCGGAGCAAGCTCCGTTGCTGGTCGTCGACAATCTGAAGGTGCACTTTCCGATCCGGAAGGGGATTTTGCGACGGGTCGTCGGGCATGTCCGAGCGGTCGATGGCGTCAGCCTTTCCGTGCGCCCCGGCGAAACCGTCAGCCTCGTCGGCGAGTCCGGTTGCGGCAAGACCACGACGGGCCGGACGATCATGGGGCTCATCAAGGCCAGTTCTGGCAAGATCGCGTTCGATGGCGAGAGTATCCGGGACCTTGGCCGTGGCGATATGCGCCGGGCCCGCCGGCAGATGCAGTATATCTTCCAGGATCCTTATTCGTCGCTCAACCCGGTTCTGCAGGTCTCCGACATCGTTGCCGAACCGCTACGCATTCACGGGCTCTATGACGAGTTTGGGGGCGAAAAGCATATTGCCGAATTGTTCGACATGGTCGGTCTGTCGCGGAGCATGATGACGCGCCTGCCATCGGAGTTTTCCGGTGGTCAGCGGCAGCGGATCGGTATTGCACGGGCGCTGTCGCTGCGGCCGCGGCTGCTCATTCTGGACGAGCCGGTCGCCGCCCTCGATGTCTCCATCCAGGCCCAGGTCATCAATCTGCTCCAGGATCTGCAACGCGAGCTAGGCCTTGCCTACCTCTTTATCGCCCACAATCTCTCGGTCGTGCGGCATATCTCCGATCGCGTCGCGGTGATGTATCTGGGCAAGATCGTCGAAGAGAGCACGCGGGACGAGCTCTATGACAGGCCAGTCCATCCCTATACCCAGAGCCTCCTTTCGGCAGCGCCAGTGCCGGATCCGGCTGTGAGGGATAGTCGGCGGCGGATCGTGCTTGAAGGCGAAATTCCCAATCCCGCCAAGCCCCCGAGTGGGTGCACCTTCCACCCGCGCTGCTTTCGGGCGACGGCCACATGCGTCACCGAGGCTCCGGCCTTTGGGCGATACGAGGCCTCGAAGACGATGGTGGCGTGCCATCACGCCGGACCCCTGGCGCGCAACGTCCCGAAAGCGGAAGAGGTGCTGAATTGA
- a CDS encoding phage holin family protein, producing the protein MPGNTESRPLAELLGGLVSDLSTLFRQEVQLAKTEAGEKVSQTMGGVSSIAIGGVLALGALGVFLSAVVSLVAAFFVNQGMDPTMANALAAIIVTVIVGIIGWTFISKGLNALKASNLNLNRTAASLGRDADIVKERL; encoded by the coding sequence ATGCCCGGCAATACTGAAAGCCGCCCGCTGGCAGAATTGTTGGGTGGGCTTGTGAGCGACCTCTCCACCCTTTTCCGTCAGGAAGTCCAACTCGCCAAGACTGAAGCCGGCGAGAAGGTCTCCCAGACCATGGGTGGGGTCTCTTCGATTGCGATCGGGGGCGTTCTGGCCCTCGGTGCGCTCGGGGTGTTCCTCAGCGCGGTGGTGTCGCTGGTCGCGGCCTTCTTCGTCAATCAGGGCATGGACCCGACCATGGCCAATGCGCTGGCGGCGATCATCGTTACCGTCATCGTCGGCATTATCGGTTGGACTTTCATTTCCAAGGGGTTGAACGCCCTCAAGGCGAGCAATCTCAATCTGAACAGGACGGCAGCCTCGCTTGGTCGAGACGCCGACATCGTCAAGGAGCGGCTGTGA